The sequence CGGGCCTCGGTGTGATGCCCCGCGACGAGCGGCCTGCGCCGGATCCGTACGGTGCCCCGCACATGGCTCCCCGTCACGTCGTACGCCGTGGCCCGCGCCCGCCGCACCGGTTCGGGCAGCGGTACGGGAAGGGGCCGCGGCGCGTCCTCGGGCACCCGGACCCCGCGCTCGGCGAGGAACGCGTACATGCGGGCCCGCGTCACCTCACCGGAGGTGTCGACGGACGCGAGCTGCCCGTCGACCACGGGCCGCAGCGCCGCCGGGTCGTGCCGGGCCGCCACGTCCAGCAGTTGCGCGAGGAGATCCCCCTCGGCGTCCAGACGCGGCGCGCCCCGGGCGAACGCGGCGGCGGGAGAGAGCGGGTCCAGCTCGTCGAGACCGGTGGCCGCGAGCAGCGTGACGCGGTCCGCGGCGGCCGAGTAGAACGACGTACTGCCGTGGTCGCCGACCACCCAGTCACTGGCGACCACCGCGGCCCGCCACCCCTCCTGCGGCGGGATGATCATGAGGCCGGCGTCCATCGCGGCCCCGAGCCGCTCCAGGACGCCGGCAGGGGTGTGCCGGGCCCACACGTTGGGGTGGAAGACGGCCGCGACCGCGAACTCGTCGGCGGGCAGCGCGGTGACCAGCCGCAGCGGCAGGTCCGGATGGCGCCCGAGCAGCGAGTGCTCGCTCCAGGTGGAGTGGACGACGACCAGCCGCCGCCCGTCGACCGCGCCGAGCCGGGAGCGGTACCGGTCCCGCCGGGACAGGCTCGCGGTGATGCGCTGGAAGCACCAGTCGCCGACGGCCAGGGCGTACGGCACCGCCTCGGGGCAGATCTCGGCCAGTCGGTCGATCTGCTCCCGGTGGGAGACACCGATCGCCTTCGGGACGACCTTTCCCCGCCACATCAGCTCCCGCCGCGACAGCCCGGCGGGGGCGAGGGCGTCGCCCGTCGACTCGGTGACCAGGCGGTTGTACCCGGCCCCGTGCGGCAGCACCATCAGCGGGGCGTCGAGCCGGCGCATCGTCGGATGCACCGAGCAGCTCACGGCCAGATCGAAGGGACGCCGGATCGCCTCCTCCCAGCTCAGCACATGGACACCGAGACCGGACAGGTAGGCGTCCAGTCCATCGGCGAACGCCGATCCCGGATTGACCGTGTAGTACTTCTCGATGCCGTCCTCGGACCGCAGCAGGTGCATCACGTCCACCACCCGGGTGGCGGACGTGAGGGTCCGGGCCACCCCGAGCACCTCTGCCTTCGGCGGGTCCCAGGTGTTCCACCGGTCGCGGCCGGGCCGGGCCGCGCGGCGGCCCCTGAACCGGGCGGACGTACGGCTGAGCAGCGACGGCACCGAGGACAACGCGTGGCTCCGGGGGAGGTGGGGGGACGGGGAGAAGGAGGCCCGCAGGCTCAGGCCGTCGGCGCGGCCGGCGGCCTGAGCCCCATGGAACGCCGCAACGCGCTGAGCTTCTCCTCGCAGGCGTCCCGCAGCGGCCGGTCCTCGGCCCGGTCGGCCAGTGCGGTGAGCAGGTCGAGCGCCTGGTCGAGCTTGGCGAACTGTTTGAGCCCGGCCGCCGCGTCGGCCGCCGTGCCCGCCGCGGCGACCGCCCGGTCCAGCGAGCCGGACCCGGCGAAGGCGTGGGCCCGTACGAGGTCGATCCGGGGCAGCATCGGTGCGTCGCCGGCGGTGCGGGCGGTCTCGGCCGCCTCGTCCAGCACATCGAGGGCGTCGGCCCACCGCTCCCCCGCCACCAGCGCCTGGGCGACGTTGTAGCTCTGCACGACGATGCCGTGCGGGTCGGGGACGGCGCGGTTGGCCGCCAGCGCGCGTTCGAAGAGCTGCCGTGCCTCCTCGGCCCGCCGGCGCGCCGCTCCGGGCGACTCCTCCGCCCGGCCGCGCGCCAGGGCGATGAGCCCGCGGCTCTCCTGGACGACCCCGCTCAGCCGCGGGTCGACGGCCGGACCCAACAGGACGGCCGCGGCGTCGAGCTGGGACTCCGCACGGTCGAGGTCGCCCAGCTCGTAGGCGGCCCGCGCGACCTGGTTCCGCATCCGGATCTCGACGTCCGGACGCGCCTGGTGCTGGGCCGCCTCGATGCCGAGAAGGCCCGACTCGATACAGTCCGCGAGGTGTTTACGGCTGTGGTAGAGCGCCCACAGCGACTCGCAGAGCCGCCACACCTCCTCGTGCCGGCCTTCGTCGGCGGCGACCCGGACGGCCGCCCGGAGGTTGGGGCGTTCCGCGTCGAGCCACTCCAGGGCCTCGGCCCGGCCGGTGAACAGGGCTTCCCGGAAGGCGAGTTCACCGAGCGTACGGTCCGGCGGCGGCTGGATCCGGAACCGGTCACCCAGCACCAGCTGATCCCCGTGGGCCGCCGCGTCGGCGTAGAAGTCCACGACGCGCCGCAGAACGGACCGGCGCCGCTCCTCGGGCAACATCCGTGCGCGCAGCCGGGCATGGGCCCGCACCACGTCGTGCAGGCGGTAGCGGCGCGGCCGGTCCGACGACTCCACCAGCACCGCGAGCCGGCAGGAGAGGAGCTCGCCGAGGCCCTCGTCGACCCGGGTGGCGCCGACGGCCGTCAGCAGATCGGCCGTGGCCGTCGTACCGGGCAGGACGCCCAGGAGGTCGTAGAGGTGGCGGGTGTGAGCGGCCACCCCCGCCACCACCGAGTCCAGCACCGCGTCGACGGCCTCGCCCACGCCCTCCTCCTCCGTCCCTCCGCCCGCGCCCACGGCCACCGCCATCGCTCCCGGCAGGCCGTCCTCGCCCGCTCCGTACCGCCCGGCCGTCAGATCACGCACCACGTCGTCGAGGGTCAGCTGCGGCCGGGCCGCCAGCCACTCCAGCGCCGCCCGCAGCGCCAACGGGTGCCCTGCGCACAGCCGTACGACATCGGCGGCCGTCCCCTCGTCCGCGCCGGCATGCCAACGGCGTACGAGCTCCGTCCCCGCCGCCTCGTCCAGCGGGGCGACGTCGATGAGTACGGCCCCGTCCATCAGCAGCGACGGCAGGACCCGGCGCCCGGTCGCCACGAGCAGCCCCCGCGGCGGCATGAGGGCCCTCACCTCCGGGGCGTGCTGGACGTCGTCCACCGTCACCAGAAGGTGCAGCCTGGCGGCGACGCTACGGAAGAGCGCCGTCCGTTCCGCGAGTCCGCCGGGCAGGTAGTCCTGGTGGACCCGCAGCGCGCGCAGGAACTCCCCGAGCACCGCGGCGAGGTCGACCGCTCCGTCCCGGCGGTGGTCCGCCAGGTCGACGTGGAGCCGGCCGTCGGGAAAGGACCGGTGCAGCTCACGCCGGACGGCCTGGGCGACGAGCTGCGTCTTGCCGACCCCGCCCACCCCGACCACCAGCACGACACCCGGCTCCGGTCCGGCGGCCAGGGACAGCGCCGCGTCCCGCAGATCGGCCAGCTCCTGTGTCCGGTTGACGAACACCCGGCTGGGCAGGGGCCCCTGGCGCGGCGGGACGTCCGGCGGGGGCGCGGGCAACCGGATGCCCTCGATGTGCTGCGCCATCAGGACGGGCCCGACGATGACGGCGTCCCCGGACACCGTGTTGTACGCCGCGTTCCGCGCCGTTCCGCCGCCGTCGGTACCGAGGCTGCTCAACCCGTCTCCTTCCGCCGGTGCGGCCGCCCTTCGCGCGGGTGGACACTCCGGTTCCCTTCCCGGCTTCCGTGGACCGGAACCCGCCCCGGCCTCGCACTGTAGTCGCGCCGCTCTACGATCGGGGGCGTGTGCGCAGACGTCATGGTCGCGGAGGACGACGAGAAGCAGGCCGAGCTCGTACGGCGCTATCTGGAACGGGAAGGACACGCGGTACGGGTCGTGGGCGACGGCCTCGCCGTGCTCGACGCCGTCCGGCACCGGGAACCCGACCTGCTCGTCCTCGATGTGATGATGCCGCGGGCCGACGGGCTGGACGTGGTGCGGGTGCTGCGGTCCGAGAACCGCGGGCTGCCCGTGCTCATGCTGACCGCGCGGTCGACCGAGGACGATCTCCTGCTGGGTCTCGACCTCGGCGCCGACGACTACATGACCAAGCCCTACAGCCCGCGCGAGCTGATGGCCCGGGTCCGCACCCTGCTGCGGCGCACCCGGCGGCCCGGCGGCCCGGAGCCGGTGGCCGGGGATCCGGTGCTGCGCGTCGGCTCCCTGGTGGTCGACCCGGAACGGCACGAGGTGTCGGTGGGCGGCCGGACGGTGGAGTGCACCCCGGGCGAGTTCCGGATCCTGGCGGCCCTGGCGGCCGGACCGGACCGGGTGTTCAGCCGGCAGCGGCTCCTGGAGGAACTCCACGGGTTCGACCGCTACATCAGTGCCCGGACCGTCGACGTCCACGTCATGAACCTGCGCAAGAAGATCGAGCGGGCCCCTCGGCGGCCGGAACGGCTGCTCACCGTCTTCGGCGTCGGCTACAAGCTCACCGACCCCGCGAAGGCCGCGGCCCGGCGTGCGTAGGGCACGCGGGCACGGCGGCCGACGGCAGAGGCCGGACGGGGCGCGGCGGCCGCCGCGCGAGCCGGTCCGGACGGGACCGCCGCTCCGCCGGCCGGACCGGGCGCGGCTGCCGCTGCGGCGGAGCCTGCTGGGCCGGCTGCTCGCGGTCTCGGCGCTGGTGGCCGCGTGTTCGGTGGCGGCCACCGCCTGGATCGCCGTACAGACCACCTCGGGCGCGATCAGGCAGGAGCAGGGCCGCAACCTCGCCGCGGACGCCAGGATCTACGACACCCTGCTGGAGTACGCCGCCCGCAACCCGAGCTGGGACGGGGTCGGCGCGACGGTCCGGAAGCTGGCGCGGGAGTCGGGCCGCAGGGTCGCCCTGACCACGCAGGGCAGGCGGCCGCTCGCGGACTCGGCCACGGGGAAGACCTCCCCGGCACTGCCGCCGCAGGCGTCGGCCGTGGTCGACCCGTTGTCCGTGGACACCGTCCTGGCGGCGCGCGGCGCGGACGGGCAGGGGACGGGCGCCGACCGGATCGACCCGCGGGCGGTGGGTCCCTTCCGGCTCTCGGCGGCCGACAGCCGGGCGTTGCGGCGGGCGGCGGACGACAAGGTGGCGTGCCTGAGCCGGGCGGGGATCGCCGCGGACGTGGTGGTCGGCGCGAGCGGCCGTCCCCGGGTGCAGATCGTGGGCAACGACCCCGAACGCGCGCTCGGCACCCGCTGCGATCTCGCGGCCCTGGACGAGCCCACCCCCTCGGAACGCAAGGCGCTCGACGCTCTGACCGGGCTGGCGGACGCCTGCCTGGAGCGCCAGGGCCGCGAGGGCGTACGGCTGAACAGCGATCTGTCCTGGGGCGACCCGGTCCCGGTGGCCGTGCCGGGCGAGCCCGGGGCGGTCGCGCCGCGGCCGGTGCCCGCGCCGCGCGACGCCCAGGCGGAGCAGGCAGCCCCGCCGGTCGAGGTGCCGGAGCGGACCGGGGAGGACGACCGGGCCATCGCGTCCTGTGTGGGCTCGGCCCGGAGCGAGCAGCTCAGTTCGTACGTCGCCTCCCCCGCCCTCCTCTT is a genomic window of Streptomyces sp. YPW6 containing:
- a CDS encoding regulator, whose amino-acid sequence is MSSLGTDGGGTARNAAYNTVSGDAVIVGPVLMAQHIEGIRLPAPPPDVPPRQGPLPSRVFVNRTQELADLRDAALSLAAGPEPGVVLVVGVGGVGKTQLVAQAVRRELHRSFPDGRLHVDLADHRRDGAVDLAAVLGEFLRALRVHQDYLPGGLAERTALFRSVAARLHLLVTVDDVQHAPEVRALMPPRGLLVATGRRVLPSLLMDGAVLIDVAPLDEAAGTELVRRWHAGADEGTAADVVRLCAGHPLALRAALEWLAARPQLTLDDVVRDLTAGRYGAGEDGLPGAMAVAVGAGGGTEEEGVGEAVDAVLDSVVAGVAAHTRHLYDLLGVLPGTTATADLLTAVGATRVDEGLGELLSCRLAVLVESSDRPRRYRLHDVVRAHARLRARMLPEERRRSVLRRVVDFYADAAAHGDQLVLGDRFRIQPPPDRTLGELAFREALFTGRAEALEWLDAERPNLRAAVRVAADEGRHEEVWRLCESLWALYHSRKHLADCIESGLLGIEAAQHQARPDVEIRMRNQVARAAYELGDLDRAESQLDAAAVLLGPAVDPRLSGVVQESRGLIALARGRAEESPGAARRRAEEARQLFERALAANRAVPDPHGIVVQSYNVAQALVAGERWADALDVLDEAAETARTAGDAPMLPRIDLVRAHAFAGSGSLDRAVAAAGTAADAAAGLKQFAKLDQALDLLTALADRAEDRPLRDACEEKLSALRRSMGLRPPAAPTA
- a CDS encoding response regulator transcription factor is translated as MVAEDDEKQAELVRRYLEREGHAVRVVGDGLAVLDAVRHREPDLLVLDVMMPRADGLDVVRVLRSENRGLPVLMLTARSTEDDLLLGLDLGADDYMTKPYSPRELMARVRTLLRRTRRPGGPEPVAGDPVLRVGSLVVDPERHEVSVGGRTVECTPGEFRILAALAAGPDRVFSRQRLLEELHGFDRYISARTVDVHVMNLRKKIERAPRRPERLLTVFGVGYKLTDPAKAAARRA